Proteins encoded within one genomic window of Actinoplanes octamycinicus:
- a CDS encoding MBL fold metallo-hydrolase has translation MTAYRINRRLFVASGAGVLGLAVYNTITGCSSSSTPSDAAPTGNAPATAASAAESAAATGWKRITLGFVSAYVLVRGKEAAVVDTGTPGSGESIHTGLQAAGTDWGSVKHVLITHYHQDHAGGVDDLVPKVKGTFYAGAGDAGNIVSDADIKPLNEGDDVFGLRIVNTPGHTAGHISILDTSTGTLIAGDALRTQNGLQGSDPQFTADEAAAVASVKKLAGLDIKAILPGHGEPLTSGAKEALQKLAASL, from the coding sequence ATGACCGCTTATCGGATCAACCGTCGTCTCTTCGTCGCCAGCGGGGCCGGGGTGCTCGGTCTTGCCGTCTACAACACGATCACCGGCTGTTCCTCCTCGTCGACGCCCTCGGACGCGGCGCCGACCGGGAACGCGCCGGCCACCGCCGCGAGCGCCGCGGAAAGCGCCGCCGCCACCGGCTGGAAACGCATCACCCTCGGATTCGTCTCGGCCTATGTGCTGGTCCGCGGCAAGGAGGCGGCGGTGGTCGACACCGGCACGCCCGGCTCCGGCGAGTCGATCCACACCGGGCTGCAGGCGGCCGGCACCGACTGGGGTTCGGTGAAGCACGTGCTGATCACGCACTACCACCAGGATCACGCGGGCGGCGTGGACGACCTGGTACCCAAGGTCAAGGGCACGTTCTACGCCGGCGCGGGGGACGCCGGGAACATCGTCTCGGACGCCGACATCAAGCCGCTCAACGAGGGCGACGACGTCTTCGGACTGCGGATCGTCAACACGCCGGGCCACACCGCCGGGCACATCTCGATCCTGGACACCTCGACCGGGACGCTGATCGCCGGTGACGCGCTGCGTACCCAGAATGGTCTGCAAGGGTCCGATCCGCAGTTCACCGCGGACGAGGCGGCCGCGGTCGCGTCGGTCAAGAAACTGGCCGGCCTCGACATCAAGGCGATCCTGCCGGGTCACGGCGAGCCGCTCACCTCCGGCGCGAAGGAGGCCCTGCAGAAATTGGCGGCGTCACTCTGA
- a CDS encoding lysylphosphatidylglycerol synthase transmembrane domain-containing protein: protein MTVTAQPAPPGVPPTRHVPRPGRRRPARSPAGADTDADPDPARGKVWRWLRYLPLLLVAALALGTLRGRLPDPADFLGALRAADWWWALLAVAAGSLSQFAYAEQQRHLLAAFDVHVPSWRALAMTYVRSALSMALPAGSAASAAYAFQTYRRHGATPAISATATLLSAAVTVASLVLLYSATWSTTVTLLTTAALTLLWLRRRLRPTAPRPAGASGAAIPPAASATPGAAAGSGAAIPLAASPTLGAAAGSGAAIPPAASPTLGAAAGAGAAIPPAAPRTPRPATVSRRGTPPAAPAARFAGLGRRIVAPAVRLVRRPAVAQALRDARAVPPKTWIVVLLASVINWLLDLCCLVLAAAAVHAEIPWHRLALIYLAVQVVRQIPLTPGGIGLIETSMLAGLIAAGCPEVTAAAVVLIYRLISFWLILPTGLAAHLTLRRPTGTNALPTAGG, encoded by the coding sequence GTGACCGTGACCGCCCAGCCGGCCCCGCCCGGCGTCCCGCCGACACGCCACGTGCCGCGGCCGGGACGCCGGCGCCCGGCCCGCTCCCCGGCCGGAGCGGACACCGACGCCGACCCCGACCCGGCCCGCGGCAAGGTCTGGCGCTGGCTTCGCTACCTCCCGTTGCTGCTGGTCGCGGCGTTGGCGTTGGGCACGCTCCGCGGCCGCCTCCCGGACCCGGCGGATTTCCTCGGCGCGCTGCGCGCCGCCGACTGGTGGTGGGCACTGCTGGCGGTGGCCGCCGGATCGCTCTCCCAGTTCGCGTACGCCGAGCAGCAACGCCACCTCCTAGCCGCCTTCGACGTCCACGTGCCGTCGTGGCGCGCCCTGGCCATGACCTACGTCCGCTCCGCCTTGAGCATGGCCCTGCCGGCCGGCTCCGCCGCGTCCGCCGCCTACGCCTTCCAGACCTACCGCCGCCACGGCGCCACCCCGGCCATCTCCGCCACCGCCACCCTGCTCTCCGCCGCGGTGACCGTCGCTTCCCTGGTACTCCTCTACTCCGCCACCTGGTCCACCACAGTCACCCTCCTGACCACCGCAGCCCTCACCCTCCTGTGGCTACGCCGCCGCCTCCGCCCCACCGCCCCACGTCCCGCCGGGGCGTCGGGTGCCGCCATCCCGCCGGCCGCGTCGGCCACCCCGGGTGCCGCTGCGGGGTCGGGTGCCGCCATCCCGCTGGCCGCGTCGCCCACCCTCGGTGCCGCCGCGGGGTCGGGTGCCGCCATCCCGCCGGCCGCGTCGCCCACCCTCGGTGCCGCTGCGGGGGCGGGTGCCGCCATCCCGCCGGCCGCGCCGCGCACCCCACGTCCCGCCACCGTGTCGCGTCGCGGCACCCCGCCTGCCGCGCCGGCTGCCCGTTTCGCCGGGCTGGGTCGTCGGATCGTCGCGCCAGCGGTGCGGCTGGTGCGGCGGCCGGCCGTGGCGCAGGCGTTGCGGGACGCCCGAGCGGTGCCCCCGAAGACCTGGATCGTGGTCCTGCTGGCCAGCGTGATCAACTGGCTCCTGGACCTGTGCTGCCTGGTCCTGGCGGCCGCCGCCGTGCACGCCGAGATTCCGTGGCACCGGCTGGCTCTGATCTACTTGGCCGTCCAGGTGGTTCGGCAGATCCCCCTGACCCCGGGCGGCATCGGCCTGATCGAGACCAGCATGCTGGCCGGCTTGATCGCCGCGGGCTGCCCCGAGGTGACCGCCGCCGCCGTAGTCCTGATCTACCGCCTCATCTCGTTCTGGCTGATCCTGCCCACCGGCCTGGCCGCCCATCTGACGCTCCGCCGCCCCACCGGCACGAACGCGCTCCCCACCGCCGGCGGCTGA
- a CDS encoding M15 family metallopeptidase, with protein sequence MLKHLLAGLLLLPSPALAPAPVTLPPGHIVRPGDTLSAIAGHYGLDVADLRRWNGLAPDEVLRPDGALRLSAPYQARPAWRTRAEPVTATEANGDPRKQCPVPPAELRRVWVKYLDFDGVVRDGNLIVHRSIVPATQRAFALLYAWRFPVMAMAPAPDFPDRTVLTSGYECRTVAGTTKWSQHAYGLAIDVNPRQNPMIRGDYLDPPHSEPWIPRAPYRTGMIHDNGAELAFTTNGFAWGGRWHSLKDYMHFSPNNL encoded by the coding sequence GTGCTGAAACACCTGCTCGCGGGCCTCCTGCTGCTGCCCTCCCCGGCTCTCGCCCCGGCCCCGGTCACGCTGCCGCCCGGGCACATCGTGCGTCCCGGCGACACCCTCTCCGCGATCGCCGGCCACTACGGTCTGGACGTCGCCGACCTGCGCCGCTGGAACGGCCTGGCCCCGGACGAGGTGCTGCGCCCGGACGGCGCGCTCCGCCTCTCCGCGCCCTACCAGGCTCGGCCCGCCTGGCGCACCCGGGCCGAGCCGGTCACCGCCACCGAGGCGAACGGCGACCCGCGCAAGCAGTGCCCGGTCCCGCCCGCCGAGCTACGCCGCGTCTGGGTGAAGTACCTGGACTTCGACGGCGTGGTCCGCGACGGCAACCTGATCGTGCACCGCTCGATCGTCCCGGCCACCCAGCGGGCGTTCGCGCTCCTGTACGCCTGGCGCTTCCCGGTCATGGCGATGGCCCCGGCACCGGACTTCCCCGACCGCACCGTGCTGACCAGCGGCTACGAGTGCCGCACCGTGGCCGGCACGACGAAGTGGTCGCAGCACGCCTACGGCCTGGCCATCGACGTCAACCCGCGGCAGAACCCGATGATCCGCGGTGACTACCTGGACCCGCCGCACAGCGAGCCGTGGATCCCCCGGGCCCCCTACCGCACCGGCATGATCCACGACAACGGCGCCGAGCTGGCCTTCACCACCAACGGCTTCGCCTGGGGCGGCCGCTGGCACTCCCTGAAGGACTACATGCACTTCAGCCCGAACAACCTCTAG
- a CDS encoding RDD family protein — translation MSYPPPNDPYGQGQQQPYGQGEQPQYGQPQQPYGQPQQPQYGQPQQPYGQPAPGYGQPAYGAPAPGYGAPGYGAGVPVSYANWIQRVGSYIIDGLVTVPFSILAVTIGRGTDEYGFPTVNAAYYIFLLLGIAVSGYNRWYLAGTTGQSWGKKALGQKLVDQNTGQTIGAGKAFLRDLAHIVDAIICYIGFLWPLWDEKRQTLSDKICSTVVIR, via the coding sequence ATGTCATACCCTCCCCCCAACGACCCCTACGGTCAGGGCCAGCAGCAGCCTTACGGCCAGGGTGAGCAGCCGCAGTACGGGCAGCCGCAGCAGCCTTACGGCCAGCCGCAGCAGCCGCAGTACGGCCAGCCGCAGCAGCCGTACGGCCAGCCCGCCCCGGGTTACGGCCAGCCGGCCTACGGCGCGCCCGCCCCGGGCTACGGCGCGCCCGGCTACGGCGCCGGCGTGCCGGTCAGCTACGCGAACTGGATCCAGCGGGTCGGTTCCTACATCATCGACGGCCTGGTCACCGTCCCGTTCAGCATCCTGGCCGTGACCATCGGCCGGGGCACCGACGAGTACGGCTTCCCGACCGTCAACGCCGCGTACTACATCTTCCTCCTGCTCGGCATCGCCGTTTCCGGTTACAACCGGTGGTACCTGGCCGGCACCACCGGCCAGAGCTGGGGCAAGAAGGCGCTCGGCCAGAAGCTGGTGGACCAGAACACCGGTCAGACCATCGGTGCCGGCAAGGCGTTCCTGCGTGACCTCGCGCACATCGTCGACGCCATCATCTGCTACATCGGCTTCCTGTGGCCGCTGTGGGACGAGAAGCGGCAGACCCTGTCCGACAAGATCTGCAGCACCGTCGTCATCCGCTGA
- a CDS encoding DUF998 domain-containing protein, which translates to MSVSLLAGAAVVLLLVYLAIFVALHLRGTGYSPVRNAVSDYGVGRTATQFRVAIVANSLGILALTGALAAGFGRDPFRTADYVILLLIPVTRLAMAFFPTDVPGQPVTVTGRIHLLLAIASFTFVYLSVADLTPHLSDLTATSTASVLLALRWLAAAGLAGVVVTMVVPALRRFFGLAERLFLISTNLWFFLVALVLAVR; encoded by the coding sequence GTGTCTGTGAGTCTGCTGGCCGGTGCCGCCGTCGTTCTGCTCCTCGTCTACCTGGCCATCTTCGTGGCCCTGCACCTGCGAGGCACCGGCTACAGCCCGGTCCGCAACGCGGTCAGCGACTACGGCGTCGGCCGGACCGCCACCCAGTTCCGGGTCGCGATCGTCGCGAACAGCCTGGGCATCCTGGCCCTGACCGGGGCGCTGGCCGCCGGCTTCGGCCGCGACCCGTTCCGCACCGCCGACTACGTGATCCTGCTGCTGATCCCGGTGACCCGGCTGGCCATGGCGTTCTTCCCGACCGACGTCCCGGGACAGCCGGTCACCGTGACCGGCCGGATCCACCTGCTGCTGGCGATCGCGTCGTTCACCTTCGTCTACCTGTCGGTGGCCGACCTGACCCCGCACCTGAGCGACCTCACCGCCACCTCCACCGCCTCCGTGCTGCTCGCCCTGAGGTGGCTCGCCGCGGCCGGCCTGGCCGGTGTCGTGGTGACGATGGTGGTGCCGGCCCTGCGCCGCTTCTTCGGCCTCGCCGAGCGCTTGTTCCTGATCAGCACCAACCTGTGGTTCTTCCTGGTCGCCCTGGTCCTCGCGGTCCGCTGA
- a CDS encoding DUF2752 domain-containing protein — translation MPLRTFSVPERIGGFGVLAAGAAAVWPAVTTSSGLGLPCPLRTLIGVPCPGCGLTTAAVALVRGDVAAAFHANPVIFGLAALAVAVGPLVAFRAAGVLAPPRPWSSAGRRRMGWSAGLLATASWLFQLHRLGVSWA, via the coding sequence GTGCCGTTGCGAACCTTCTCCGTGCCAGAGCGGATCGGTGGCTTCGGCGTGCTCGCGGCCGGAGCCGCCGCGGTGTGGCCTGCTGTCACGACCAGCAGCGGGCTGGGTCTGCCCTGCCCGTTGCGGACGCTGATCGGCGTGCCGTGCCCGGGCTGCGGTTTGACCACCGCGGCCGTCGCGCTCGTGCGCGGCGACGTCGCGGCGGCCTTCCACGCGAACCCCGTGATCTTCGGTCTGGCGGCTCTTGCGGTCGCCGTCGGCCCGCTCGTGGCGTTCCGCGCCGCGGGTGTGCTGGCCCCACCGAGGCCGTGGTCGTCCGCCGGGCGGCGACGGATGGGATGGTCGGCCGGACTGCTGGCGACGGCGAGCTGGCTCTTCCAACTGCACCGGCTCGGCGTGAGCTGGGCCTGA
- a CDS encoding TrmB family transcriptional regulator produces the protein MPVQRLVGHLRELGFSPYEARCYAGLLGAGAQTGYAVAKLTGVPQPKVYETLRRLVARGAAEQIPGPPTRFAAVDPKLLLDRMAGAHAASIAGARAAAAEVERST, from the coding sequence ATGCCGGTCCAGCGCCTGGTGGGGCACCTGCGCGAGCTGGGATTCTCTCCGTACGAGGCACGCTGTTACGCCGGGCTGCTCGGCGCCGGCGCGCAGACCGGGTACGCCGTCGCCAAGCTGACCGGCGTCCCGCAGCCCAAGGTGTACGAGACCCTGCGCCGCCTGGTCGCCCGCGGCGCCGCCGAGCAGATCCCCGGCCCGCCGACCCGGTTCGCCGCGGTCGACCCGAAGCTGCTCCTGGACCGGATGGCCGGCGCCCACGCCGCCTCGATCGCCGGCGCCCGGGCGGCGGCCGCCGAGGTGGAACGGTCCACCTAA
- a CDS encoding diguanylate cyclase, producing MTDIPQVHTSGPRAAELTGLQVVDELGRGAFTMVHQVRRGGREYALKRPLADAGEPAEIQSAFQREAALLACIDDPGVVGVHAVGEVDGVPGLVLEHLSGGALSDLLVQGVLSQERTVELAAQLARGLAAAHRVGLVHRDIKPDNIMIAKDGRAKLIDFGLAQLGRDITAEEADQAVGTFLYTSPEQSGMLRRPVDGRSDLYSLGVVLYECLTGQLPFEADDVGELLRLHLAAPVPDVREKRPEVDPELAAVVQRLLAKDPDDRYPDPAALLSALRRCPGGAAAEEPAAGRWPMCGRDAEADRLARRWERARAGLGGVVAIHGAPGSGRTRLAEHAAGLAAADGCPVLWGTCRPDEAVPLAVLREAVQGSMGRVHRLPAEAREVAEKNIIEAATTAGVAQVIKLFGDLGLLTAAGPVVGGDEHVFTAGAAFLGDLARRADGMILVIDDAHLLDAATRQLLAALAPDLPHLPLLVLFTDTGEEPAVDLGVPGTLELTCTPLPPPVVAEVVASRLPGAEVPAELARHVTVRTDGTPLAVVTYLMRLLDAGLLGPLWGTWRLDAAGADALPSTAGVRDLLAARLAGLPEPVLDRLTTAAVAGVRFRPEGLPDGDTEDTLEALRTGLERHVLEVRPGGWYAFVHPQLRDNLLERLPADRLSHCHAALAAVLDRLPPELRDEGHAYTVARHYQRAGDAAPEADRRRSVAVAGLQALADQAPVDAIGYLTDAVDGDPAPGTPLLHALAQAYLKAGRVAQADAVLDQALAAETDRVQRARLYTTRIELHHTVWDDTQALEATRQALAELGRPLPANGLLLILSTLAYAFAGGVVRRTRLGFGTAAGQRREALAVLTAALDAGGYAAVVGLRLREGIVLAMRALWAVNRLGPSREYAHVYALIGYVTSVIRLHSVGTRCLRRASRVATELGDPALVAYVEWIHGCAMLFGGYDDGSTWEKTITKNARWYEPAQTLPGHASQGLRLLLRGYTGEAEREYERGLRALADPAQAMGTSLGMLGVMVPAYQGRTGEAAAALQKMREAYPAGAGTRVQRANILTAAACALLEQGEIGEPFDEVMTEFRDLGLRRGDLMAQHKWIFVFHAHAKLIRMRFATDEERPARRADAVAAIRELGRAGGTPLTRLAHTMLQASLSQISGEHERSIKLADEAEKRARALDAPLALYELHRIRARAMRALGQVHESERQARSALMLTAFYGWEPRRRQTRTEFGVDEGASTHRRTVADRRGGGTGTTGRNRRLEALQQVSTAAATVLDPRQLAQVTLDETLRILGAERALFFLLDEAGEPVRFAGRDAEGELTDTTGYGTTLVRRVAETGEAVVVTGTEQGAALGSRSAVQHGLRSILVAPVQFKGRLIGVVYLDSRLARGIFTDDDVEVLTAVSSHVAVSLETARAAQLHLAVQAAQQQQALAEMLRASLAELTGILEPDRLLRRLSGTLQTSLGAVTGCLVSPDGEVLEPAEVAGTRLTAEETALLGGLTEPALLDPAGTGALRERLLAAQPVALAVPLDGRDGRAGVALLGGDALDDTSRQVAAALSSQGMTAYDNARLFTRVQELATTDELTGQHNRRHFYAVAGALVQAAARNGRPLAAAMLDIDKFKSVNDTYGHGVGDEVIRTVARRIRAVLRVSDVLGRYGGEEFAIVLPDHDGEAIALAERVRMAVGGEPVNTQAGPLPITISIGLTRLGDGDGALDDLLARADHALYRAKEAGRNRVMAD from the coding sequence GTGACGGATATCCCCCAGGTGCACACCAGTGGCCCGCGTGCCGCTGAGCTGACCGGCCTCCAGGTGGTCGACGAGCTCGGCCGTGGTGCGTTCACCATGGTGCACCAGGTGCGGCGCGGCGGCCGTGAGTACGCGCTGAAGCGCCCGCTCGCCGACGCCGGCGAGCCCGCCGAGATCCAGAGCGCGTTCCAGCGTGAGGCCGCCCTGCTGGCCTGCATCGACGACCCGGGCGTGGTCGGCGTGCACGCGGTCGGCGAAGTCGACGGGGTGCCCGGCCTGGTGCTCGAACACCTGTCCGGCGGCGCCCTCTCCGACCTGCTGGTCCAAGGCGTGCTGAGCCAGGAGCGGACCGTCGAGCTGGCCGCCCAGCTGGCCCGCGGGCTGGCCGCCGCGCACCGGGTCGGCCTGGTGCACCGGGACATCAAGCCGGACAACATCATGATCGCCAAGGACGGCCGGGCCAAGCTGATCGACTTCGGGCTGGCCCAGCTCGGCCGGGACATCACCGCCGAGGAGGCGGACCAGGCGGTCGGCACCTTCCTCTACACCTCGCCGGAGCAGTCCGGGATGCTGCGCCGCCCGGTCGACGGCCGCTCCGACCTGTACTCGCTCGGCGTGGTGCTCTACGAGTGCCTGACCGGCCAGCTGCCGTTCGAGGCCGACGACGTCGGCGAGCTGCTCCGGCTGCACCTGGCCGCCCCGGTCCCGGACGTCCGGGAGAAACGCCCGGAGGTCGACCCGGAGCTGGCCGCCGTGGTGCAGCGGCTGCTCGCCAAGGACCCGGACGACCGCTACCCGGACCCGGCCGCCCTGCTCAGCGCGCTGCGCCGGTGCCCGGGCGGCGCGGCCGCCGAGGAACCGGCCGCCGGTCGCTGGCCGATGTGCGGCCGGGACGCCGAGGCGGACCGGCTGGCCCGCCGCTGGGAACGCGCCCGGGCCGGCCTGGGCGGCGTGGTGGCGATCCACGGCGCGCCCGGCTCCGGCCGGACCCGGCTCGCCGAGCACGCCGCCGGACTGGCCGCCGCGGACGGCTGCCCGGTGCTGTGGGGCACCTGCCGCCCGGACGAGGCGGTCCCGCTCGCCGTGCTGCGCGAGGCCGTGCAGGGCTCGATGGGCCGGGTCCACCGGCTGCCCGCCGAGGCCCGCGAGGTCGCCGAGAAGAACATCATCGAGGCCGCCACCACGGCCGGCGTCGCCCAGGTGATCAAGCTGTTCGGTGACCTCGGCCTGCTCACCGCGGCCGGCCCGGTCGTCGGCGGTGACGAGCACGTCTTCACGGCCGGCGCGGCCTTCCTCGGCGACCTGGCCCGGCGCGCCGACGGCATGATCCTGGTGATCGACGACGCGCACCTGCTGGACGCGGCGACCCGGCAGCTGCTCGCCGCGCTCGCCCCGGACCTGCCGCACCTGCCGCTGCTGGTGCTGTTCACCGACACCGGCGAGGAGCCGGCCGTGGACCTGGGCGTGCCCGGCACCCTGGAGCTGACCTGCACCCCGCTGCCGCCGCCGGTGGTGGCCGAGGTGGTCGCCTCCCGGCTGCCCGGCGCCGAGGTGCCGGCCGAGCTGGCCCGGCACGTCACGGTCCGCACCGACGGCACCCCGCTCGCGGTGGTCACCTACCTGATGCGGCTGCTCGACGCCGGCCTGCTCGGCCCGCTCTGGGGCACCTGGCGGCTGGACGCGGCCGGGGCCGACGCGCTGCCGTCCACGGCCGGGGTCCGCGACCTGCTCGCCGCCCGCCTGGCCGGCCTGCCCGAACCGGTCCTCGACCGGCTCACCACCGCCGCGGTGGCCGGCGTGCGGTTCCGCCCGGAGGGGCTGCCGGACGGCGACACCGAGGACACCCTGGAGGCGCTGCGAACCGGTCTGGAACGGCACGTCCTCGAGGTCCGTCCGGGCGGCTGGTACGCCTTCGTCCACCCCCAGCTCCGCGACAACCTGCTGGAGCGGCTCCCCGCCGACCGGCTCAGCCACTGTCACGCCGCGCTGGCCGCCGTCCTCGACCGGCTGCCCCCGGAGCTGCGGGACGAGGGGCACGCGTACACCGTCGCCCGGCACTACCAGCGGGCCGGTGACGCCGCCCCGGAGGCCGACCGGCGCCGCAGCGTGGCCGTCGCCGGGCTGCAGGCGCTGGCCGACCAGGCGCCGGTCGACGCGATCGGCTATCTCACCGACGCGGTCGACGGCGACCCGGCGCCCGGCACCCCGCTGCTGCACGCGCTCGCCCAGGCCTACCTGAAGGCGGGCCGGGTCGCCCAGGCGGACGCGGTCCTCGACCAGGCGCTGGCCGCCGAGACCGACCGGGTGCAGCGCGCCCGGCTCTACACCACCCGGATCGAGCTGCACCACACCGTCTGGGACGACACCCAGGCGCTCGAGGCGACCCGGCAGGCGCTGGCCGAGCTGGGCCGGCCGCTGCCCGCCAACGGGCTGCTGCTGATCCTCTCGACGCTGGCGTACGCGTTCGCCGGTGGCGTCGTCCGGCGTACCCGGCTCGGCTTCGGCACGGCCGCCGGCCAGCGGCGGGAGGCGCTCGCGGTGCTGACCGCGGCGCTGGACGCCGGAGGCTACGCCGCCGTGGTCGGTCTCCGCCTGCGCGAGGGCATCGTGCTGGCGATGCGCGCGCTGTGGGCGGTGAACCGGCTCGGCCCCAGCCGCGAGTACGCCCACGTGTACGCGCTGATCGGTTACGTCACCTCGGTGATCAGGCTGCACAGCGTCGGGACCAGGTGCCTGCGCCGCGCCAGCCGGGTGGCCACCGAGCTGGGTGACCCGGCGCTGGTCGCCTACGTCGAGTGGATCCACGGCTGCGCGATGCTGTTCGGCGGCTACGACGACGGCTCCACCTGGGAAAAGACCATCACCAAGAACGCCCGCTGGTACGAGCCGGCGCAGACCCTGCCCGGGCACGCCTCGCAGGGGCTGCGGCTGCTGCTGCGCGGCTACACCGGCGAGGCCGAGCGGGAGTACGAGCGGGGCCTGCGCGCGCTGGCCGACCCGGCGCAGGCGATGGGCACCTCGCTCGGCATGCTGGGCGTCATGGTGCCGGCCTACCAGGGCCGGACCGGCGAGGCCGCGGCCGCCCTGCAGAAGATGCGGGAGGCCTACCCGGCCGGCGCCGGCACCCGGGTGCAGCGGGCCAACATCCTCACCGCGGCCGCCTGCGCGCTGCTCGAACAGGGCGAGATCGGCGAGCCGTTCGACGAGGTGATGACCGAGTTCCGGGACCTCGGGCTGCGCCGCGGCGACCTGATGGCCCAGCACAAGTGGATCTTCGTGTTCCACGCGCACGCCAAGCTGATCCGGATGCGCTTCGCCACCGACGAGGAGCGGCCGGCCCGGCGGGCCGACGCCGTCGCGGCGATCCGGGAACTCGGCCGGGCCGGCGGCACGCCGCTGACCCGGCTGGCCCACACCATGCTGCAGGCCTCGCTGAGCCAGATCAGCGGCGAGCACGAGCGCAGCATCAAGCTGGCCGACGAGGCGGAGAAGCGGGCCCGGGCGCTGGACGCCCCGCTGGCCCTCTACGAGCTGCACCGGATCCGGGCCCGGGCGATGCGTGCCCTGGGCCAGGTCCACGAGTCCGAGCGGCAGGCCCGGTCCGCCCTCATGCTGACCGCGTTCTACGGCTGGGAGCCGCGCCGGCGGCAGACCCGGACCGAGTTCGGCGTGGACGAGGGGGCGAGCACGCATCGGCGTACCGTCGCCGACCGCCGCGGCGGCGGCACCGGCACCACCGGCCGCAACCGCCGCCTGGAAGCCCTGCAGCAGGTCAGCACGGCCGCCGCCACGGTGCTCGACCCGCGGCAGCTGGCCCAGGTCACGCTCGACGAGACGCTGCGCATCCTGGGCGCCGAACGGGCGCTGTTCTTCCTGCTCGACGAGGCGGGCGAGCCGGTCCGGTTCGCCGGCCGGGACGCCGAGGGCGAGCTCACCGACACCACCGGGTACGGCACCACCCTGGTCCGCCGGGTGGCCGAGACCGGTGAGGCGGTGGTGGTCACCGGCACCGAGCAGGGCGCCGCGCTCGGCTCGCGCAGCGCGGTGCAGCACGGGCTGCGCAGCATCCTGGTCGCCCCGGTGCAGTTCAAGGGCCGCCTGATCGGCGTGGTCTACCTGGACAGCCGGCTCGCCCGGGGGATCTTCACCGACGACGACGTCGAGGTGCTCACCGCGGTCAGCAGCCACGTCGCGGTCTCCCTGGAGACCGCCCGGGCCGCCCAGCTGCACCTGGCCGTGCAGGCCGCCCAGCAGCAGCAGGCGCTCGCCGAGATGCTGCGGGCCAGCCTGGCCGAGCTGACCGGCATCCTGGAACCGGACCGGCTGCTGCGCCGGCTCAGCGGCACCCTGCAGACCTCGCTCGGCGCCGTCACCGGCTGCCTGGTCAGCCCGGACGGCGAGGTGCTGGAGCCGGCCGAGGTGGCCGGCACCCGGCTCACCGCGGAGGAGACCGCGCTGCTCGGCGGCCTGACCGAGCCGGCTCTGCTGGACCCGGCCGGCACCGGCGCGCTGCGCGAGCGGCTGCTGGCCGCGCAGCCGGTGGCGCTCGCCGTGCCGCTGGACGGCCGGGACGGGCGGGCCGGGGTGGCGCTGCTCGGCGGCGACGCGCTGGACGACACCAGCCGGCAGGTGGCGGCGGCGTTGTCCTCGCAGGGGATGACCGCGTACGACAACGCCCGCCTGTTCACCCGGGTCCAGGAGCTGGCCACCACCGACGAGCTGACCGGGCAGCACAACCGCCGGCACTTCTACGCCGTGGCCGGGGCGCTGGTGCAGGCGGCGGCGCGCAACGGCCGCCCGCTGGCCGCCGCGATGCTGGACATCGACAAGTTCAAGAGCGTGAACGACACGTACGGGCACGGCGTCGGCGACGAGGTGATCCGTACCGTGGCCCGGCGGATCCGGGCCGTCCTGCGGGTCTCCGACGTGCTCGGCCGGTACGGTGGCGAGGAGTTCGCGATCGTGCTGCCGGACCACGACGGCGAGGCGATCGCGCTGGCCGAGCGGGTCCGGATGGCGGTCGGCGGCGAGCCCGTCAATACTCAGGCCGGGCCGCTTCCTATCACCATCAGCATCGGCCTGACCCGACTGGGTGACGGGGATGGCGCCCTGGACGACCTGCTGGCACGCGCGGATCACGCCCTTTACCGGGCAAAGGAAGCGGGCCGCAACCGGGTGATGGCTGACTGA
- a CDS encoding Rid family detoxifying hydrolase: protein MLDAPHSAGMGRVAVSSERAPRALGPYSQAIVANGFVFCSGMPGIDPATGKPVSGIEAQTEQALRNLAAVLEAADSALDQLVKLTIFYAHVEDFPVINEVLGRHMPDPPPARSAPANVALPHGLLISIEAIAATR, encoded by the coding sequence ATGCTGGATGCGCCACACTCTGCGGGCATGGGAAGAGTCGCCGTGTCGAGTGAGCGCGCACCACGGGCGCTCGGACCGTACAGCCAAGCAATCGTCGCCAATGGATTCGTCTTCTGTTCCGGGATGCCCGGAATCGACCCGGCGACCGGCAAACCGGTGTCCGGCATCGAGGCGCAGACCGAGCAGGCCCTGCGCAACCTCGCGGCCGTCCTGGAAGCGGCCGATTCCGCGCTGGACCAGCTGGTCAAACTGACCATCTTCTACGCACACGTCGAGGACTTCCCGGTGATCAACGAGGTGCTGGGGCGGCACATGCCGGACCCGCCGCCGGCCCGCTCCGCCCCGGCGAACGTCGCCCTCCCGCACGGCCTGCTGATCTCGATCGAGGCGATCGCCGCCACGCGATAG